Proteins encoded within one genomic window of Lynx canadensis isolate LIC74 chromosome B2, mLynCan4.pri.v2, whole genome shotgun sequence:
- the BTN1A1 gene encoding butyrophilin subfamily 1 member A1 translates to MAVFPNSCLPACLLVLTFFQLSRPDSAPFDVIGPAEPVLAALGDDAELPCRLSPSVSAERMELRWFRGKVAAAVLVRRDGREREAEQTAEYRGRATLLDGDIAAGRVAVRIHRVRASDDGEYRCLFRQDGRYGEASVHLKVAALGSDPQIHMEVQESGEIRLECTSVGWYPEPQVQWRTSEGEWFPSTSESRNPDEEGLFTVAASVIIRDTSMKNISCHFQNLLLGQEKEVEISIPAPFFPRLTPWMVAVAVILMVLGLLTIASVFGTWRLYRERARQRKDEFSSKEKLLEELKQKKATLHAVDVTLDPDTAHPHLFLYEDSKSVRLEDSRQKLPEKPERFDSWPCVLGRETFTSGRHFWEVEVGDRADWAVGVCRESVVKKGFDPMTPQNGFWAVELYGNGYWALTPQRTPLPLAGPPRRVGIFLDYESGDVSFYNMANGAHIYTFSNASFSGPLRPFFCLWSCGKKPLTICPPTDGPERVTVVVDAKDFAKEIPLSPVGEDSASGDTDTLHSKLIPTQPSQGAP, encoded by the exons ATGGCAGTTTTTCCAAACTCCTGCCTCCCCGCGTGCCTGCTCGTCCTCACTTTCTTCCAGCTGTCCAGGCCCGATTCGG CCCCCTTCGACGTGATCGGCCCCGCGGAGCCCGTCCTGGCCGCGCTGGGGGACGACGCCGAGCTGCCCTGCCGCCTGTCCCCGAGCGTGAGCGCCGAGCGCATGGAGCTGCGGTGGTTCCGCGGGAAGGTGGCGGCCGCGGTGCTGGTGCGCCGGGACGGCCGCGAGCGGGAGGCCGAGCAGACGGCCGAGTACCGCGGCAGGGCCACGCTGCTGGACGGCGACATCGCGGCCGGGCGCGTCGCCGTGCGCATACACCGGGTCCGGGCCTCGGACGACGGCGAGTACCGGTGCCTCTTCCGGCAGGACGGACGCTACGGGGAGGCCAGCGTGCACCTGAAGGTGGCCG CTCTGGGCTCTGATCCTCAAATCCATATGGAAGTTCAAGAAAGTGGAGAGATCCGGCTGGAGTGTACTTCCGTAGGATGGTACCCAGAGCCCCAGGTGCAGTGGAGAACTTCCGAGGGAGAGTGGTTTCCATCCACATCAGAGTCTAGGAATCCTGATGAAGAAGGCCTGTTCACTGTGGCGGCTTCCGTGATCATCAGGGACACCTCCATGaagaatatatcctgccatttcCAGAACCTCCTTCTGGGCCAGGAGAAGGAAGTAGAGATCTCCATACCAG CTCCCTTCTTCCCACGGCTGACTCCCTGGATGGTGGCAGTGGCTGTCATCTTGATGGTCCTGGGACTTCTTACAATTGCGTCCGTATTTGGCACTTGGAGACTATACAGGGAAAGAGCCCGACAGAGAAAGGATGAATTCAGCTCTAAAG agaaactCCTGGAAGAGCTCA AACAGAAAAAGGCCACCCTGCATGCAG TTGACGTGACTCTGGACCCAGACACCGCCCATCCCCACCTCTTTTTGTACGAGGATTCAAAATCTGTCCGGCTGGAAGATTCACGCCAGAAACTGCCCGAGAAACCGGAGAGATTTGACTCCTGGCCTTGTGTGTTGGGTCGTGAGACCTTCACGTCAGGGCGACATTtctgggaggtggaggtgggagacAGGGCCGACTGGGCGGTCGGGGTGTGTAGGGAGAGTGTGGTGAAGAAAGGGTTTGACCCCATGACTCCTCAGAATGGGTTCTGGGCTGTGGAGTTGTATGGGAATGGGTACTGGGCCCTCACCCCACAGCGGACCCCTCTCCCATTGGCAGGGCCCCCCCGCCGGGTTGGGATTTTCCTGGACTATGAATCAGGAGACGTCTCCTTCTACAATATGGCCAACGGAGCCCATATCTATACTTTCTCCAATGCCTCCTTCTCTGGTCCCCTTCGGCCTTTCTTCTGCCTGTGGTCTTGTGGTAAAAAGCCCTTGACCATCTGCCCACCCACTGATGGGCCTGAGAGAGTCACAGTAGTCGTCGATGCCAAGGACTTTGCTAAGGAGATCCCGCTGTCCCCTGTGGGGGAGGACTCTGCCTCTGGGGATACGGATACCCTCCACTCTAAGCTAATCCCTACCCAGCCCAGCCAAGGGGCACCTTAA